In one Caballeronia sp. M1242 genomic region, the following are encoded:
- a CDS encoding Hsp70 family protein: protein MSARKKKPSGARYRVGIDLGTSNTVVAYAEAGSNDIRVFPVEQLVGPGEVAAQPLLPSLRYHPAPGELAPGDVQLPWSPACATEPPAVVGRLARHLGAQVPGRLVSSAKSWLSHASVDRVAPILPWGASDDVAKVSPVAASASYLAHVRAAWNQQFSDAPLEAQDIVLTVPASFDEGARALTVEAARMAGLHALRLLEEPQAAFYDWLFHHRETLGDELAKTRLVLICDVGGGTTDLTLIQVEAGDGEEPRLTRIGVGNHLMLGGDNMDLALAHLVEKQLAGGDGRLSAARLSQLVERCRAAKEQLLGENAPASASITLLGAGSKLIGGARSAEVTREEIERIIVEGFFPLVSENERPGRTRAGIVEFGLPYASDPAITRHVAAFLAQHATPSRDALREASKADDALPVPDTLLLNGGVFRAAPLAKRVADTLGHWRGEPVHVLANDDPDVAVARGAVAYALARAGHAPKIGGGSARSYFLLLDEDGDASRGVCVLPRGTEEGQAIHLADRTFALRLGAPVRFHLVSSVADTAYRAGEIADVSATGGDFVRLPPIATVVDPRGHASAGKPSETPVQLTTSLTEVGTLEMHCIATNDPAQRWLLEFQLRREEPKGDAGAAETHPALPKAIELIDRTFGTRAQDVAPKEVKRLRAQLEQALGPRDTWDIVVLRQLFGALWDRAKKRRRSADHERLWLNLAGYAMRPGFGHPLDEWRVEQLWTLFDQGIQYVNENQIWSEWWTLWRRAAGGLDEAAQLRLLDDMAFVLQPPGTSRYRRAAGAARAGYEDMVRLAASLERVPVERKIEVGEWLLTRLKKPSENLQSWWAVGRIGARQPFYGSAHGVVPPEVAARWLHAILALDWKKVEPAAFAAVQIARMTGDRSRDIADDVRSAVIERLTTQGAAQSWIAMVSETVALDRADEGRVFGETLPAGLKLIG, encoded by the coding sequence GTGTCGGCGCGCAAGAAGAAGCCGTCGGGCGCGCGGTATCGCGTCGGCATCGACCTGGGGACGAGCAATACCGTCGTCGCCTATGCTGAGGCCGGCTCGAACGATATCCGCGTGTTTCCGGTCGAGCAGCTCGTCGGTCCCGGCGAAGTGGCCGCGCAGCCGCTGCTGCCGTCGCTGCGGTATCACCCCGCGCCGGGGGAACTCGCGCCGGGTGACGTGCAATTGCCGTGGTCGCCGGCTTGTGCGACCGAGCCGCCCGCGGTCGTCGGCCGCCTGGCTCGCCATCTCGGCGCGCAGGTGCCGGGGCGGCTCGTGTCGAGCGCGAAAAGCTGGCTCTCGCATGCATCGGTGGATCGCGTCGCGCCGATCCTGCCGTGGGGCGCGAGCGACGACGTCGCGAAAGTCTCGCCCGTCGCCGCGAGCGCGAGCTATCTCGCGCACGTGCGCGCCGCATGGAACCAGCAGTTCTCCGACGCGCCGCTCGAAGCGCAGGACATCGTGCTGACCGTGCCCGCTTCCTTCGATGAAGGCGCGCGCGCCCTCACCGTCGAAGCAGCGCGCATGGCCGGGCTTCACGCGCTGCGGCTTCTCGAAGAACCGCAGGCCGCGTTCTACGACTGGCTCTTTCACCACCGCGAAACGCTCGGCGACGAACTCGCGAAGACGCGCCTCGTGCTGATCTGCGACGTCGGCGGCGGCACGACCGATCTCACGCTCATTCAGGTCGAAGCCGGCGACGGCGAAGAGCCGCGTCTCACGCGCATCGGCGTCGGCAATCACCTGATGCTCGGCGGCGACAACATGGACCTCGCGCTCGCGCATCTCGTCGAGAAGCAGCTCGCGGGCGGCGACGGGCGGCTGTCGGCGGCGCGGCTGTCGCAACTGGTCGAGCGGTGCCGCGCCGCCAAGGAGCAGTTGCTCGGCGAAAACGCGCCCGCGTCGGCGTCCATTACGCTGCTCGGCGCGGGATCGAAGCTGATCGGCGGCGCGCGCTCGGCGGAGGTGACGCGCGAAGAGATCGAACGGATCATCGTCGAGGGCTTCTTTCCGCTCGTGTCCGAGAACGAGCGGCCGGGGCGCACGCGTGCCGGCATCGTGGAATTCGGGCTGCCTTATGCGAGCGATCCAGCGATCACGCGCCACGTCGCGGCGTTCCTCGCGCAACATGCGACGCCTTCGCGCGATGCGTTGCGCGAAGCTTCGAAAGCCGATGACGCCCTTCCCGTTCCCGACACGCTGCTGCTGAACGGCGGCGTGTTTCGCGCGGCGCCGCTCGCGAAACGCGTCGCCGATACGCTCGGCCACTGGCGCGGCGAGCCGGTGCACGTGCTCGCGAACGACGATCCCGACGTGGCCGTCGCGCGCGGTGCGGTCGCCTATGCGCTCGCGCGCGCGGGCCATGCGCCGAAGATCGGCGGCGGCTCGGCGCGCAGCTACTTTCTGCTGCTGGACGAAGACGGCGACGCATCGCGCGGCGTCTGCGTGCTGCCGCGCGGCACCGAAGAAGGCCAGGCGATCCATCTCGCCGATCGCACCTTCGCGCTGCGCCTCGGCGCGCCGGTGCGCTTTCACCTCGTCTCGTCGGTGGCGGATACCGCGTACCGCGCAGGCGAAATAGCCGATGTGAGCGCCACAGGCGGCGACTTCGTGCGCCTGCCGCCGATCGCGACGGTCGTCGATCCGCGCGGCCACGCGAGCGCCGGCAAGCCGAGCGAGACGCCGGTGCAGCTCACGACATCGCTCACGGAAGTCGGCACGCTGGAAATGCACTGCATCGCCACCAACGATCCCGCGCAACGCTGGCTGCTCGAATTCCAGCTGCGCCGCGAAGAGCCGAAGGGCGATGCCGGCGCCGCAGAGACGCATCCGGCGCTGCCGAAAGCCATCGAACTGATCGACCGCACTTTCGGCACGCGCGCGCAGGACGTCGCCCCGAAGGAAGTGAAACGGCTGCGCGCGCAGCTCGAACAGGCGCTCGGCCCGCGCGACACGTGGGACATTGTGGTGCTGCGCCAATTGTTCGGCGCGCTCTGGGACCGCGCGAAGAAGCGTCGGCGCAGCGCTGACCACGAACGCCTGTGGCTCAACCTCGCGGGCTATGCGATGCGTCCCGGCTTCGGGCATCCGCTCGACGAATGGCGCGTCGAGCAACTGTGGACGCTCTTCGATCAGGGCATCCAGTACGTCAACGAGAACCAGATCTGGTCGGAATGGTGGACGCTCTGGCGGCGCGCGGCGGGTGGGCTCGATGAAGCGGCGCAACTGCGTCTGCTCGACGACATGGCTTTCGTGCTCCAGCCGCCCGGCACGAGCCGCTATCGCCGCGCGGCGGGCGCGGCGCGCGCGGGCTACGAGGACATGGTGCGGCTCGCGGCATCGCTCGAACGCGTGCCGGTCGAGCGCAAGATCGAGGTCGGCGAGTGGCTGCTCACGCGCCTGAAGAAGCCTTCGGAGAATCTGCAAAGCTGGTGGGCGGTCGGGCGCATCGGCGCGCGGCAGCCGTTCTATGGCAGCGCGCATGGCGTCGTGCCGCCGGAGGTCGCCGCGCGCTGGCTTCATGCGATCCTCGCTCTCGACTGGAAGAAGGTCGAGCCTGCGGCGTTCGCGGCGGTGCAGATCGCGCGCATGACCGGCGACCGCTCGCGCGACATCGCGGACGACGTGCGCTCCGCCGTCATCGAACGGCTCACGACGCAGGGCGCCGCGCAATCGTGGATCGCGATGGTGAGCGAGACCGTCGCGCTCGATCGCGCCGACGAAGGACGCGTGTTCGGCGAGACCTTGCCGGCGGGGCTGAAGCTGATCGGCTGA
- a CDS encoding Hsp70 family protein, translating to MSDFDQQNTPRYSIGVDLGTTHCALSYVDLSASDGEKTAQGVLSIAQLTAPGAAEERDLLPSFLYLPHPNELAPGDLTLPWTQERPFIVGELARSRGAGTPIRLVSSAKSWLCHPGVDRRAAILPADAPEEVERVSPLESSVRYLTHLREAWNHAHPDAPFDQQDVTVTIPASFDPAARELTAEAAAAAGYARMTLLEEPQAALYSWIQKSGGGWRKQVKVGDVILVVDVGGGTTDLSLIAVVEREGNLELHRVAVGEHILLGGDNMDLALAHVVARKLGAQGTQPDPWQLRALTYACRSAKETLLSDPNTDTVPLVVPSRGSKLIGGSLRTELTRAELTQILLEGFFPQVEASARPVARARVGLTQLGLPYAQDAAVTRHLAAFLGRQVNALAEVEGIQRDVPPGATLLHPTAVLFNGGVFKSHLLVERVMTTLNAWLAAENAPPARLLEGADLDLAVARGAAYYGYVRRGKGVRIRGGTARAYYVAVESAMPAVPGLEPPVSALCVAPFGMEEGTDAALPAQEFGLVVGEPVHFRFFGSSVRRQDQVGTLLDYWQPDELQELEEIEASLPSEGRTPGEVVPVKLHARVTEAGTLELEAVPRGSQERWKVEFDVRGSANANHGADHGAGL from the coding sequence ATGAGCGACTTCGACCAGCAAAACACGCCGCGCTATTCGATCGGCGTCGATCTCGGCACGACGCATTGCGCGCTGTCGTACGTGGATTTGTCCGCGAGCGACGGCGAGAAGACCGCGCAGGGCGTGCTGTCCATCGCCCAGTTGACCGCGCCCGGCGCCGCCGAGGAGCGCGATCTGCTGCCGTCGTTCCTCTACTTGCCGCATCCGAACGAACTCGCGCCCGGCGACCTCACGCTGCCGTGGACGCAGGAGCGGCCCTTCATCGTCGGTGAACTGGCGCGCAGCCGCGGCGCGGGCACGCCCATCCGGCTCGTGTCGAGCGCGAAAAGCTGGCTGTGCCACCCCGGCGTGGACCGGCGCGCCGCGATCCTTCCGGCCGACGCGCCCGAGGAAGTCGAGCGCGTGTCGCCGCTGGAAAGCTCGGTGCGCTATCTGACGCATTTGCGCGAGGCCTGGAACCACGCGCATCCGGACGCGCCGTTCGATCAGCAGGACGTCACGGTGACGATCCCCGCTTCCTTCGATCCCGCCGCCCGCGAGCTCACGGCCGAAGCCGCCGCGGCCGCCGGCTACGCACGCATGACGCTGCTCGAAGAACCGCAAGCGGCGCTCTATAGCTGGATCCAGAAATCGGGCGGCGGCTGGCGCAAGCAGGTCAAGGTGGGCGACGTGATTCTCGTCGTCGATGTCGGCGGCGGCACGACCGACTTGTCGCTGATCGCGGTGGTCGAGCGCGAAGGCAATCTGGAACTGCATCGCGTGGCCGTCGGCGAGCACATTCTGCTCGGCGGCGACAACATGGACCTGGCGCTCGCGCACGTCGTCGCTCGCAAGCTCGGCGCGCAAGGCACGCAGCCCGACCCGTGGCAGTTGCGCGCGCTGACCTACGCGTGCCGCTCGGCCAAGGAAACGCTGCTCTCCGATCCCAATACCGACACCGTGCCGCTCGTCGTGCCGAGCCGCGGCTCGAAGCTGATCGGCGGGTCGCTGCGCACCGAACTCACGCGCGCCGAACTCACGCAGATTCTGCTCGAAGGCTTTTTTCCGCAAGTGGAGGCGTCCGCCCGCCCGGTCGCGCGCGCTCGCGTCGGTCTCACGCAACTCGGGCTGCCCTATGCGCAGGATGCAGCCGTCACGCGTCATCTGGCCGCGTTCCTCGGCCGCCAAGTGAACGCGCTCGCCGAAGTCGAGGGCATTCAGCGCGACGTGCCGCCCGGCGCGACGCTCCTGCACCCGACCGCCGTGCTGTTCAACGGCGGCGTGTTCAAGTCGCACTTGCTGGTCGAACGCGTGATGACGACGCTCAACGCGTGGCTCGCCGCCGAGAACGCGCCGCCCGCGCGGCTGCTCGAAGGCGCGGACCTCGATCTCGCCGTCGCACGCGGCGCGGCCTATTACGGCTACGTGCGGCGTGGCAAGGGCGTGCGCATTCGCGGCGGCACGGCGCGGGCGTATTACGTGGCGGTCGAATCGGCGATGCCGGCCGTGCCCGGACTGGAGCCGCCGGTGTCCGCGCTGTGCGTCGCGCCGTTCGGCATGGAGGAAGGCACCGACGCGGCGTTGCCGGCGCAGGAGTTCGGGCTCGTCGTCGGCGAGCCGGTGCATTTCCGCTTCTTCGGCTCGTCGGTGCGCAGGCAGGATCAGGTCGGCACGCTGCTCGATTACTGGCAGCCGGACGAATTGCAGGAACTGGAAGAGATCGAAGCGTCGCTGCCGTCCGAAGGACGCACGCCCGGCGAAGTGGTGCCGGTCAAGCTGCACGCGCGCGTGACGGAAGCCGGCACGCTGGAACTCGAAGCGGTCCCGCGCGGGTCGCAGGAACGCTGGAAGGTCGAGTTCGACGTGCGCGGCAGCGCGAACGCGAATCACGGCGCGGATCACGGCGCGGGCCTGTAA
- a CDS encoding DUF2760 domain-containing protein — translation MTDMNPSFFGRLSIAFGAFFGILGNSAFAGRVQRLREAGEAPQTPEAPFKTPAPAAAPVAPAAPAPSPLKEASPVAALQLLGLLQRDARFIDFVEEDIANYSDADIGAAARLVHDGCRAVLREHFTIKPVRSEAEGSRITLPDGFDASAVRLTGNVVGKPPFNGSISHRGWKVEETRLPKLAQTHDASIVAPAEVEL, via the coding sequence ATGACCGACATGAATCCGTCCTTTTTCGGCCGGCTGTCCATCGCCTTCGGCGCGTTTTTCGGCATCCTCGGCAACAGCGCGTTCGCCGGCCGCGTGCAGCGTCTGCGCGAAGCGGGCGAAGCGCCCCAAACACCCGAGGCGCCCTTCAAGACGCCCGCTCCCGCCGCAGCGCCCGTTGCCCCGGCCGCGCCCGCGCCCTCGCCGCTGAAGGAAGCGAGCCCGGTCGCCGCGCTCCAGTTGCTGGGCCTCCTTCAGCGCGACGCCCGCTTCATCGATTTCGTCGAAGAAGACATCGCCAACTACAGCGACGCCGATATCGGCGCGGCCGCGCGGCTCGTGCACGACGGCTGCCGTGCCGTGCTGCGCGAGCACTTCACCATCAAGCCGGTGCGCAGCGAAGCGGAAGGCAGCCGCATCACGCTGCCGGACGGCTTCGATGCAAGCGCCGTGCGTCTTACGGGCAACGTCGTCGGCAAGCCGCCGTTCAACGGCAGCATCAGCCATCGCGGATGGAAGGTCGAGGAAACGCGCCTGCCGAAGCTCGCGCAGACGCATGACGCCAGCATCGTCGCCCCGGCGGAGGTGGAGCTATGA
- a CDS encoding CmpA/NrtA family ABC transporter substrate-binding protein has protein sequence MNSPKSASSATHAPERAHLRLGFVALSDAAPLAAAALREMGQRHGIEIELCRQPSWAVVRDKLLSGELDAAHALYGLVYGVQLGIGGPQADMAVLMVLNRNGQAITLSNPIANAIREGASVKDALASLGRVPVIAQTFPTGTHAMWLYYWLAANGVHPLRDVRSVVIPPPRMAEALAEGTLDGFCAGEPWHAVAEARGAGRTVVHTSEIWPDHPEKVLACRRDFVALYPNTARALVRTMLDACAWVDRAEHRAEIAQALASSELLGVPRELIEARLGSPRGIAPVRFFDEGAVNYPRASEGLWFITQYRRWGMLGGESDDAAVAAAVNQTALYVEAADASGVPIPAERQTATLCDGRIWDGSDAVAYVAGFDVRA, from the coding sequence ATGAATTCGCCCAAATCCGCTTCATCTGCCACGCACGCGCCCGAACGCGCCCATCTGCGGCTCGGCTTCGTCGCGCTCAGCGACGCCGCGCCGCTCGCCGCCGCCGCGCTGCGCGAGATGGGACAGCGCCACGGCATCGAGATCGAGTTGTGCCGGCAGCCGTCGTGGGCCGTCGTGCGCGACAAACTTCTGTCGGGCGAACTCGACGCGGCGCACGCGCTATACGGGCTCGTGTATGGCGTGCAACTCGGCATCGGCGGGCCGCAGGCCGACATGGCCGTGCTCATGGTGCTCAATCGCAACGGACAGGCGATCACGCTCTCGAATCCGATTGCCAACGCGATCCGCGAAGGGGCCAGCGTGAAGGACGCGCTGGCATCGCTCGGTCGCGTGCCGGTTATCGCGCAGACGTTCCCGACCGGCACGCATGCGATGTGGCTCTACTACTGGCTCGCGGCGAATGGCGTGCATCCGCTGCGCGACGTGCGCAGCGTGGTGATTCCGCCGCCGCGCATGGCCGAGGCGCTCGCCGAAGGCACACTCGACGGCTTCTGCGCGGGCGAGCCGTGGCATGCGGTGGCCGAAGCGCGCGGCGCGGGACGCACGGTCGTCCATACGAGCGAGATATGGCCGGATCATCCTGAGAAGGTGCTCGCCTGCCGGCGCGATTTCGTCGCCCTGTATCCGAATACGGCGCGCGCGCTGGTGCGCACGATGCTCGATGCGTGCGCGTGGGTCGACCGAGCCGAGCATCGCGCGGAGATCGCGCAAGCGTTGGCTTCGTCGGAGTTGCTCGGCGTGCCGCGCGAGTTGATCGAAGCACGGCTCGGCTCGCCGCGCGGCATCGCGCCCGTGCGCTTCTTCGATGAAGGCGCGGTGAACTATCCGCGCGCCTCGGAAGGCTTGTGGTTCATCACGCAGTACCGTCGATGGGGCATGCTCGGCGGCGAGAGCGATGACGCCGCCGTGGCCGCGGCTGTGAATCAGACGGCTCTTTATGTCGAGGCAGCGGACGCTTCGGGCGTGCCGATTCCTGCGGAACGCCAGACCGCTACCCTCTGCGATGGCCGCATATGGGATGGCAGCGATGCGGTGGCGTATGTCGCCGGGTTTGATGTGAGAGCCTGA
- a CDS encoding ANTAR domain-containing response regulator — protein sequence MLRVLLVTDTDKPIGDLRDQLARMGYEMLAEVAAPAQLHAAVESQKPDVVIIDTDSPSRDTLEQLAVMNQAAPRPVLMFSNDADQQFIRAAVGAGVTAYSVEGLAPERLAPIIEVALARFAHEARLRLRLEQVENELAQRKLIDRAKRLLMERRGMSENDAYATLRKRAMDQGVKVAEIARQLLSVADLLG from the coding sequence ATGCTTCGCGTCCTACTCGTCACCGACACAGACAAGCCCATCGGCGATCTTCGCGATCAGCTCGCCCGCATGGGCTATGAGATGCTCGCCGAGGTCGCCGCGCCTGCCCAGCTGCATGCGGCCGTCGAGAGCCAGAAGCCGGATGTCGTCATCATCGACACGGACTCCCCTTCGCGCGACACGCTCGAACAACTCGCGGTGATGAATCAGGCCGCCCCGCGCCCCGTGCTGATGTTCAGCAACGACGCGGACCAGCAGTTCATCCGCGCGGCCGTCGGCGCGGGCGTGACCGCCTATTCGGTGGAGGGCCTCGCGCCCGAGCGGCTCGCGCCGATCATCGAGGTCGCGCTCGCGCGCTTCGCTCACGAGGCGCGGCTGCGGCTGCGGCTGGAACAAGTCGAGAACGAACTCGCGCAACGCAAGCTGATCGACCGCGCGAAGCGTCTGCTGATGGAACGGCGCGGCATGTCGGAAAACGACGCTTACGCCACGCTGCGCAAACGCGCGATGGATCAGGGCGTGAAAGTCGCGGAAATCGCCCGTCAGCTTCTTTCCGTGGCCGATCTGCTCGGTTAG
- the cobA gene encoding uroporphyrinogen-III C-methyltransferase, with product MSTTPAKNPGKVTLLSAGPGDLDLLTIRAAKVLAAADILLLDDLANQDIVTLAPRARVIRVGKRGGCKSTPQAFIERLMQRYAKKGLHVVRVKGGDALLFGRAGEELTALRSAGIPVDIVNGVSSGFAAAASLGVSLTHRDHCQGVTFVTAHMQDHGEPDWRALAATGMTLAIYMGMSRIASIAATLLDALPASTPAAVVQHAGSAHEKRLVTTLDRLATDAAAAGLGSPAVIFVGGAIGEAVGFAVDSAARREHGFAHAA from the coding sequence ATGAGCACCACTCCCGCGAAGAACCCAGGCAAAGTCACGCTGCTGAGCGCAGGCCCGGGCGACCTCGATCTGCTGACCATCCGCGCCGCCAAGGTGCTTGCCGCAGCGGACATCCTGCTGCTCGACGACCTCGCGAATCAGGACATCGTCACGCTCGCGCCGCGCGCTCGCGTGATTCGCGTGGGAAAACGCGGCGGCTGCAAGTCCACGCCGCAAGCGTTCATCGAGCGCCTCATGCAGCGTTACGCGAAAAAGGGCCTGCACGTAGTGCGCGTGAAGGGCGGCGACGCGCTGCTCTTCGGTCGCGCAGGCGAGGAGTTGACCGCGCTGCGCAGCGCAGGCATTCCGGTGGATATCGTCAACGGGGTGTCGTCGGGCTTTGCGGCGGCGGCGAGCCTCGGCGTGTCGCTCACGCATCGCGATCATTGCCAGGGCGTGACCTTCGTGACCGCGCACATGCAGGACCACGGCGAGCCCGACTGGCGCGCGCTCGCGGCCACCGGCATGACGCTCGCCATCTACATGGGCATGAGCCGCATCGCGAGCATCGCGGCGACGCTGCTCGACGCGCTGCCCGCCAGCACGCCGGCGGCGGTCGTTCAGCATGCGGGCTCGGCGCATGAGAAGCGGCTCGTGACCACGCTCGATCGCCTCGCCACCGATGCTGCGGCAGCCGGACTCGGCAGCCCAGCTGTGATCTTCGTGGGCGGAGCGATCGGCGAAGCGGTGGGCTTTGCGGTTGATTCGGCGGCGCGCCGCGAGCACGGTTTCGCTCACGCGGCCTGA
- a CDS encoding MFS transporter translates to MDKATRIDLFSLRTAPMRAFHLTWMAFFVCFFAWFACAPLMPLIKREYGLNADQIANINIAAVAVTILVRLVVGPMCDRFGPRKVYSALLLVGAVPVIGAALSTGYDSFLWCRLAIGAIGASFVITQYHTSVMFAPNVVGTANATTAGWGNAGAGAAQAVVPLLVAAAIALGAGEASAWRIALIVPGLAMPVMAFFYWRYTQDCPQGDFAQLRRAGIAIDGGKKGGWQSFVTACVNYRVWMLFVTYGACFGVEVFIHNIAAVYYVDHFGLSLGQAGMAAGSFGLLALFARALGGWLSDKAAARRGLDIRATLLFVLIAGEGVGLYAFAHADSIALAVIAMIAFGLFTHMACGATYALVPFIDRKALGGVAGVIGAGGNAGAVAAGFLMKGVGNVQQTLSLLGVLVAGSALCAIAVRFSPEHKAREAALRESALAVNNGVAH, encoded by the coding sequence ATGGATAAAGCCACCCGAATCGATCTATTCAGCTTGCGCACGGCGCCTATGCGCGCCTTCCATCTCACGTGGATGGCGTTCTTCGTGTGCTTCTTCGCGTGGTTCGCGTGCGCGCCGCTCATGCCGCTCATCAAGCGCGAATACGGACTCAACGCGGACCAGATCGCCAACATCAACATCGCGGCGGTCGCGGTGACGATTCTCGTGCGGCTCGTGGTCGGCCCGATGTGCGACCGCTTCGGCCCGCGCAAGGTGTATAGCGCGCTGTTGCTCGTCGGCGCGGTGCCGGTCATCGGCGCGGCGCTTTCCACGGGATACGACAGCTTCTTGTGGTGCCGGCTCGCGATCGGCGCTATCGGCGCGAGCTTCGTCATCACGCAGTACCACACGTCGGTGATGTTCGCGCCGAACGTCGTCGGCACGGCCAACGCGACGACCGCAGGCTGGGGCAACGCAGGCGCGGGCGCGGCGCAAGCCGTCGTGCCCTTGCTCGTTGCGGCGGCGATCGCATTGGGCGCAGGTGAAGCATCGGCATGGCGTATCGCGCTCATCGTGCCCGGCCTGGCGATGCCTGTGATGGCCTTCTTCTACTGGCGTTATACGCAGGACTGTCCGCAAGGCGACTTCGCGCAACTGCGTCGCGCGGGCATCGCCATCGACGGCGGCAAGAAGGGCGGCTGGCAGAGCTTTGTGACCGCGTGCGTGAACTATCGCGTATGGATGCTCTTCGTGACGTATGGCGCGTGCTTCGGCGTCGAGGTGTTCATCCACAACATCGCGGCGGTCTATTATGTCGATCACTTCGGGTTGTCGCTGGGTCAGGCGGGCATGGCAGCGGGCAGCTTCGGCTTGCTTGCGTTGTTCGCCCGCGCGCTCGGCGGCTGGCTCTCGGATAAGGCCGCCGCGCGGCGCGGTCTCGACATTCGCGCGACGCTGCTCTTCGTGCTGATCGCGGGCGAGGGCGTCGGTCTCTATGCGTTCGCGCATGCGGACAGCATCGCGCTTGCCGTCATCGCGATGATCGCGTTCGGTCTCTTCACGCACATGGCATGCGGTGCGACGTATGCGCTCGTGCCGTTCATCGACCGCAAGGCGCTCGGCGGCGTGGCCGGCGTGATCGGCGCGGGCGGCAATGCGGGCGCGGTAGCCGCGGGCTTTCTGATGAAAGGCGTCGGCAACGTGCAGCAGACGCTTTCGCTGCTCGGCGTGCTGGTCGCGGGCTCTGCGTTGTGCGCCATCGCCGTGCGCTTCTCTCCCGAACACAAGGCACGCGAAGCCGCGCTGCGCGAAAGCGCGCTCGCAGTCAATAACGGCGTTGCCCACTGA